Proteins from a genomic interval of Methanoplanus endosymbiosus:
- a CDS encoding Fic family protein, whose amino-acid sequence MKPYNQTFGQYKTNSDPVIDPVTEQVRRLMICLREKSPSVKDTMGCPGLNHRSTFMYDYLKPAIKGGFVEMTQPELRPELQPELRPELRPESQEQVTEQVTEQVTEQVTEQVRRLMICLREKSPSVKDTMGGPGLNHRPTFMYDYLKKQGIRSNDFV is encoded by the coding sequence ATGAAACCCTATAACCAGACATTTGGACAATACAAAACTAATTCCGACCCAGTCATCGACCCGGTTACCGAACAAGTAAGAAGGCTTATGATCTGCCTCAGGGAAAAATCACCGAGCGTTAAAGATACAATGGGCTGTCCTGGACTGAACCACCGCTCTACATTTATGTACGATTATCTGAAACCGGCAATAAAAGGTGGTTTTGTTGAGATGACACAGCCAGAGTTACGGCCAGAGTTACAGCCAGAGTTACGGCCAGAGTTACGGCCAGAGTCACAAGAACAAGTGACCGAACAAGTGACCGAACAAGTAACCGAACAAGTAACCGAACAAGTAAGAAGGCTTATGATCTGCCTCAGGGAAAAATCACCGAGCGTTAAAGATACAATGGGCGGTCCTGGACTGAACCACCGCCCTACATTTATGTACGATTACCTGAAGAAACAGGGGATAAGATCAAATGACTTTGTATGA
- a CDS encoding metallophosphoesterase family protein: MKTAEILILTSALFLIISPSCALTTHEEIQCGNYFSGVFMTEKAEGVISVRWVTEGYDDNFSIRYHFSRTEPDEDQTCGQTDEQTEEQTDGYILNSSINRQNISGLMLYSAGILTYPGCRVSGRLLRGEDQIQPFSFKIPDKNSGFEFIVLSDLHSSPDDNVTAGTKAPVNSVINCISSCEDPSFAVISGDLVDDGYIPLQWQEFFIRTSALLNTTVLYTTPGNHEKNSTYYYDLFGYPQFYQEEIGGSRFVFLDSNDNAAVQFPAQKELIDDNTHNSGSDESTGLNFIFFHHPPYSSDGRHPGGWTNIRKAWGDSFENTPDTVVFSGHVHAYERFEIKNATYITCGTGGGELYNLGIYPDDEDSPEMSVEKRYGYMKVKVPPGGSSADISFISPVISGDSSTATGDLKYSPEIIDYSVAGNHYPNSRFMENIMKISEKLPFKGI, from the coding sequence ATGAAAACAGCAGAAATTCTTATTCTGACATCTGCACTATTTCTTATAATATCGCCGTCCTGTGCACTGACAACCCACGAAGAGATACAGTGCGGAAACTATTTTTCAGGCGTTTTTATGACAGAAAAAGCAGAGGGAGTTATATCTGTCAGATGGGTCACTGAAGGTTATGATGATAATTTCAGTATAAGGTATCATTTCAGCAGAACAGAACCGGATGAAGATCAGACCTGCGGGCAGACTGACGAACAGACAGAAGAGCAAACAGACGGATATATTTTAAACAGCAGTATTAACAGGCAGAATATTTCCGGTCTGATGCTTTATTCAGCCGGAATTTTAACATATCCCGGATGCCGGGTTTCCGGGAGACTGCTGAGAGGAGAAGATCAGATACAGCCGTTCTCATTTAAAATTCCGGACAAAAATTCCGGGTTTGAATTTATAGTGCTCTCTGATCTGCATTCATCTCCGGATGATAACGTAACCGCCGGAACAAAAGCTCCGGTAAACTCAGTTATTAACTGTATCAGTTCATGTGAAGACCCTTCCTTTGCTGTAATATCCGGAGACCTCGTTGACGATGGATATATCCCGTTACAGTGGCAGGAATTTTTTATCCGGACATCTGCCCTGCTCAATACAACTGTGCTTTATACAACTCCCGGAAACCATGAGAAGAACAGCACATATTATTACGATCTCTTCGGCTATCCACAGTTTTATCAGGAAGAAATCGGAGGCAGCCGGTTTGTATTTCTTGACAGCAATGACAATGCAGCGGTACAGTTCCCGGCTCAGAAAGAACTTATAGATGATAATACCCATAATTCCGGTTCAGATGAAAGTACAGGTCTGAATTTCATCTTCTTCCATCATCCGCCGTACAGCAGTGACGGGAGGCATCCCGGCGGGTGGACAAATATCCGCAAAGCCTGGGGCGATTCGTTTGAAAATACCCCGGACACTGTAGTATTTTCGGGCCATGTCCATGCCTATGAGAGGTTTGAAATCAAAAATGCGACCTACATCACCTGCGGTACCGGAGGCGGGGAGCTGTATAATCTCGGCATATATCCGGATGATGAAGACAGTCCTGAAATGTCGGTTGAGAAGAGATATGGATATATGAAGGTAAAAGTTCCTCCGGGTGGCAGTTCTGCTGATATATCCTTCATCTCACCTGTAATATCAGGCGACAGCTCAACTGCTACAGGAGATTTAAAATATTCACCAGAAATTATTGATTATTCTGTAGCAGGCAACCATTATCCCAACAGCCGGTTTATGGAGAACATTATGAAAATTTCAGAAAAACTCCCATTTAAAGGGATTTAA
- a CDS encoding sulfite exporter TauE/SafE family protein produces the protein MDFILPLAVLVIAGLLAGLAAGMLGVGGSFITVPALYWVFVNFYGIDETIAIRAAFATGLAVVVPTALSGVYGHNKSHNIEWKSAVTAGITGFFGGLAGAYAATVLDGEILRFLFAGLLAVTAIRLFLDQRKKEGGIPVYDPFVLLAGGFITGIASGMFGIGGGVILVPFLIVIVGFPTKKAVGTSSAYILFSAAGGIIMYLFRGIGAGVYLPFPSAGYISLLHFAVLAMATVTMANAGVFLNRKFNEKVIRVIFIILLIFSALEMIRA, from the coding sequence ATGGACTTTATCCTCCCCCTCGCAGTGCTGGTTATTGCCGGACTTTTAGCAGGTCTTGCCGCCGGAATGCTTGGTGTGGGAGGTTCTTTTATCACAGTGCCGGCTCTGTACTGGGTTTTTGTAAATTTTTACGGGATTGATGAGACAATTGCCATCAGGGCGGCTTTTGCAACCGGACTTGCAGTGGTTGTTCCGACTGCACTCTCCGGGGTGTACGGGCATAATAAAAGCCACAATATCGAGTGGAAGTCTGCTGTTACAGCCGGAATTACGGGATTTTTTGGCGGGCTTGCCGGAGCTTACGCAGCGACTGTGCTTGACGGCGAAATATTACGGTTTCTCTTTGCAGGGCTTTTGGCAGTTACTGCAATACGTCTCTTCCTGGACCAGAGAAAAAAAGAGGGCGGCATTCCGGTGTATGACCCGTTTGTTCTTCTTGCAGGTGGTTTCATCACCGGGATTGCATCAGGAATGTTCGGGATTGGCGGAGGGGTCATTCTTGTCCCGTTCTTAATTGTAATAGTCGGATTTCCGACAAAGAAAGCAGTAGGCACATCATCGGCATATATCCTCTTCTCTGCAGCCGGCGGGATAATCATGTACCTCTTCAGGGGCATTGGAGCAGGTGTTTACCTGCCTTTTCCTTCAGCCGGATATATATCCCTCCTTCACTTTGCAGTGCTTGCTATGGCAACAGTAACAATGGCAAATGCGGGAGTGTTCTTAAACAGGAAATTCAATGAAAAAGTTATCAGGGTGATATTTATTATTCTGCTGATATTCTCAGCTCTGGAAATGATCAGGGCCTGA
- a CDS encoding DUF1016 N-terminal domain-containing protein, protein MTLYEGNNRDNSPEENNNSINTLFFRVASIIEQARTNTVRAVNSNMVLCYWFIGREIVEELQEGKERAEYGRQVPEELSDNLNRQYGKGFSKANLRLFRQFYMTYPDRMPDNPEYDDYENNLTSFSKSSATTSLNNSDEDSETDKFKSYEFATRRVANSDSPLNKDKTEKNTSNVGFNPQLGWLHYRSLMRVRKTKARLLYEDPVDAVYKSLVLS, encoded by the coding sequence ATGACTTTGTATGAAGGAAATAACAGGGATAACTCTCCTGAAGAGAACAATAACAGCATTAATACTTTATTTTTCCGTGTTGCCTCTATAATTGAGCAGGCACGAACAAACACAGTCCGGGCCGTCAATTCCAATATGGTTCTTTGTTACTGGTTTATCGGCAGGGAGATTGTCGAAGAATTACAGGAAGGAAAGGAGAGGGCCGAATACGGCAGACAGGTACCTGAAGAACTTTCAGACAACCTGAACAGACAGTACGGAAAAGGATTTTCAAAAGCAAATCTCAGGTTATTCAGGCAGTTCTATATGACATATCCTGATCGTATGCCGGATAACCCGGAATATGATGATTATGAAAATAACCTGACATCTTTTTCCAAAAGTTCTGCCACAACCTCACTTAATAATTCTGATGAAGATTCTGAGACAGACAAATTTAAATCATATGAATTTGCTACCCGACGGGTAGCGAATTCAGATAGTCCATTAAATAAGGACAAAACAGAAAAAAATACTTCAAATGTGGGTTTTAATCCACAACTTGGATGGTTGCACTACCGGTCATTGATGCGTGTGAGAAAGACCAAAGCACGACTACTCTATGAAGATCCGGTTGATGCCGTATATAAATCGCTTGTGCTGAGCTAA
- the wtpA gene encoding tungstate ABC transporter substrate-binding protein WtpA, with protein MKRADNLHILFFALFFTGILILSSGCTSDSAGSEEKTVLKILPAGSLMLPFEYLEEDYEAENPGIDVQYEGHGSIQCIRQVTDLGRNFDLVVVADSSLIPDMMMRENPETGNNYSDSYTEFATNEIVIAYTDESLYSDEINADNWYEILQRSDVTVGFSNPMLDAAGYRAFMLFQLAGQYYGDENLMSEIAGDHMKGGITVEKSGDVERIMLPELVQPSDEKLKIRDGSIFLLYLLESGGVDYAIEYRSVAEGHNLNYIGLPEEINLGNSSMNSVYDDVSVNLGFERFSSIGSERTGRSTVYAWTIPDNADNPDEAVRFAEYMEDEFRNNRYGWPPAL; from the coding sequence ATGAAGAGAGCTGATAATTTACACATATTATTTTTTGCTCTTTTCTTCACCGGAATTCTGATCTTATCTTCCGGATGCACATCTGATTCTGCCGGTTCTGAGGAGAAGACAGTTTTGAAAATTCTTCCTGCCGGAAGCCTGATGCTGCCTTTTGAATATCTGGAAGAGGACTATGAAGCAGAAAATCCCGGCATTGACGTTCAGTATGAGGGGCATGGCAGTATCCAGTGTATAAGACAGGTAACTGATCTGGGCCGGAATTTTGACCTTGTTGTTGTTGCCGACAGCAGTCTTATTCCTGATATGATGATGAGGGAAAACCCGGAGACGGGGAATAATTACTCAGATAGCTATACCGAATTTGCCACAAATGAGATTGTGATCGCCTATACAGATGAGAGCCTTTATTCTGATGAGATAAATGCAGACAACTGGTATGAGATCTTACAGAGATCTGATGTTACTGTCGGCTTTTCAAATCCCATGCTTGATGCAGCAGGATACAGGGCATTCATGCTCTTTCAGCTTGCCGGGCAGTATTACGGCGATGAAAATCTAATGTCTGAGATTGCAGGCGATCATATGAAGGGGGGCATCACTGTTGAAAAATCCGGGGATGTGGAGAGGATAATGCTCCCGGAATTAGTGCAGCCCTCTGATGAAAAACTTAAGATCAGGGACGGCAGTATTTTTCTGTTATATCTGCTTGAAAGCGGTGGCGTTGATTATGCCATTGAGTACAGAAGTGTTGCAGAGGGACATAATCTGAATTATATCGGACTGCCCGAAGAGATTAATCTTGGTAATTCTTCAATGAACAGTGTCTATGATGATGTATCAGTAAATCTTGGCTTTGAGCGCTTCTCATCCATAGGAAGTGAGAGAACCGGAAGATCTACTGTTTACGCATGGACAATTCCGGATAATGCAGACAACCCGGATGAGGCAGTGAGATTTGCGGAATACATGGAGGATGAGTTCAGGAATAACAGATACGGATGGCCTCCGGCATTGTAA
- the acpS gene encoding holo-ACP synthase: MEIGVDIIDIHRFDEDLINNKAFIEKVFTDNEIRYCMSHGHPAQHLAVRFAAKEAVIKAVAPSGLVPDMRDIEVTNEDSGIPNVRILTKEGQKFEFKISLSHSQSQAVAFVIAERSTKNLIFLDSVKKSGPDHFQS, encoded by the coding sequence ATGGAGATTGGCGTTGATATTATTGACATTCACAGGTTTGATGAGGATTTAATCAACAATAAGGCATTTATCGAGAAGGTATTTACAGACAATGAGATCAGGTACTGTATGTCACACGGACATCCTGCACAGCATCTTGCTGTCCGGTTTGCCGCCAAAGAGGCAGTAATTAAGGCTGTTGCACCATCCGGACTTGTCCCTGATATGAGGGATATTGAAGTTACAAATGAGGACTCCGGCATTCCCAATGTGAGAATCCTAACAAAGGAAGGGCAGAAGTTTGAGTTTAAGATAAGCCTGTCACATTCACAGTCTCAGGCGGTTGCTTTTGTCATTGCTGAGCGTTCAACCAAAAACCTGATCTTCCTTGATTCTGTAAAAAAGTCAGGCCCTGATCATTTCCAGAGCTGA
- a CDS encoding PEGA domain-containing protein, with amino-acid sequence MSYKSFTLITIISLIVISSASATTNLEIIKYAEDGSTVLGKDSADYSWMEQNLPVKGDGRTHYYLQGPVFEAKWSEVHPDLPYDMWNPQEDINYEGKDLGAVKGTSLRDICNLAGGMNEGDIVRVQAQDGFYKNFPYENVYSPTSAQGEIIVAWYSVFDDGRGGYVPADYSSGMRLAFLADTSVNPTGDHVFGVTDMKDSLPDEYCHYFNGQYPATTGLSVQGISKIIIYSDDEAPPGKITVTSEPKGAEVYLNDEYMGKTDITIEDLDDGDYEVTVKLDGYKTPDPKSASVTLASETVLEFVLEENFSGYSGDELKRFKKSEVKGNLNICYSENQPYILSQGKTKEITLNTGISDYENVTYSRLWVYAGDSHNRNDNSGAKPEISLTAGGKKLMAEAEYYDRKDDGDREYSATFAYTPDLSGIKNPEIKIEISNAGTANEEFTLYGIALLTEDKSGNDTTFWEGYEGCDIIWPGYETGDGSYYSYADTDSPDSRISEAKATCIATGMKNPSPEDVSFEFNGEEWSEIFTDEDYGLLNRTFDVFLFLDGRSATTGIKSSTSSSEKGYIEARNLIFSGIINEDISSTSEPDTNLTTTDKTEPEDDTEIFSKANKSADLTGDNYSKTNSSQPIYPDYCDRCTGYREEKKSLLDEVIDLFFRLFSGSEPDNPEYDCDLCVGFNESRIYQVNSTHIPENDTETYNENIYENKIISVESEPQGALIYINGTYTGKITPYRYESDNIYSKTLTLEKEGFRAYNLLVSREDETIRPVLTPSDSHISEKSLHSVKNGNETVSETGSLYVKGSSEDLMVFIDNRNTFKKTPEIISGIKTGVHTIYLKSYDDFSGSSDSYGSRKIYVYENCITPVFIPDSEKYSGKVSFVSDDYNGKPASVNGIYQRYSIPFTSDEIYYDRTYLCIDDENKYISYYIPADSYVEGKFVIPEYEGNYYNVFFDSEPQGADIFIDGFDTGYHTPFQIENISAGHHKAVISKPGYIPEEKEFMVHAGEEDPSAGSYHFSIEEYPSGSVFADTIPSGAKVYLNDVNTGAVTPVTIPYLNIGTYKIRFINGSVRSGLLDITVLPFEKTEIIEDMQ; translated from the coding sequence TTGAGTTATAAATCATTCACCCTGATCACAATAATATCATTAATTGTAATAAGTTCAGCCTCAGCAACAACAAATCTTGAGATAATAAAATACGCTGAAGACGGCAGCACAGTACTGGGCAAAGATTCGGCAGACTACAGTTGGATGGAGCAGAACCTTCCGGTAAAAGGTGACGGCAGAACACACTATTACCTCCAGGGACCTGTATTTGAGGCAAAATGGAGCGAAGTTCATCCCGATCTCCCATACGATATGTGGAATCCGCAGGAGGACATCAACTATGAAGGAAAAGATCTCGGTGCAGTAAAAGGGACATCACTGCGTGACATCTGCAACCTTGCCGGAGGAATGAACGAAGGAGACATTGTCAGAGTGCAGGCACAGGATGGATTTTATAAGAATTTTCCCTATGAAAATGTCTATTCACCAACGTCAGCACAGGGCGAGATAATAGTTGCATGGTACTCAGTCTTTGATGACGGACGCGGGGGTTATGTTCCGGCAGATTACAGCAGTGGCATGCGACTTGCATTTCTTGCCGATACATCAGTAAACCCGACAGGTGATCACGTATTCGGAGTAACGGATATGAAGGATTCCCTGCCGGACGAATACTGTCACTATTTCAACGGCCAGTATCCGGCAACCACCGGACTTTCAGTACAGGGAATATCTAAAATAATCATCTACAGTGATGATGAAGCACCGCCCGGAAAGATAACAGTCACAAGTGAACCAAAAGGGGCAGAGGTTTATCTCAATGATGAATATATGGGAAAAACGGACATTACCATAGAAGACCTTGATGACGGTGATTATGAAGTAACTGTAAAACTTGACGGGTATAAGACACCGGATCCAAAGAGTGCATCCGTTACACTGGCATCCGAAACAGTTCTTGAATTTGTACTGGAAGAGAACTTCTCCGGATACAGTGGGGACGAACTTAAGAGATTTAAAAAATCGGAAGTAAAAGGAAATCTTAACATCTGTTATTCTGAGAACCAGCCATATATTCTCAGTCAGGGAAAGACAAAAGAGATAACGCTCAATACCGGAATTTCAGACTACGAAAATGTCACATATTCAAGGCTGTGGGTCTATGCCGGAGATTCACATAACAGAAATGACAATTCCGGAGCAAAACCTGAAATCTCACTGACTGCCGGTGGCAAAAAGCTGATGGCAGAGGCAGAATATTATGACCGGAAGGATGACGGTGACCGGGAATATTCTGCAACTTTTGCATATACTCCTGATTTAAGCGGGATTAAAAATCCGGAGATAAAAATTGAGATCTCCAATGCAGGCACAGCGAATGAAGAGTTTACATTATACGGCATTGCACTATTAACTGAAGATAAATCAGGGAATGATACGACATTCTGGGAGGGATATGAGGGATGTGACATCATCTGGCCCGGATATGAAACAGGCGATGGTTCATATTATTCATATGCAGACACAGACAGCCCGGACAGCCGGATTTCAGAGGCGAAAGCCACCTGCATTGCAACCGGAATGAAAAACCCGTCCCCTGAAGATGTCTCGTTTGAATTTAACGGAGAAGAATGGTCTGAAATATTTACCGATGAGGACTACGGGCTTTTAAACCGGACTTTTGATGTATTTCTCTTTCTTGACGGGAGATCGGCTACAACCGGAATAAAAAGCAGCACCTCCTCGTCTGAAAAAGGGTATATTGAAGCCAGAAATCTGATATTTTCCGGAATAATAAATGAAGATATTTCTTCAACTTCAGAGCCTGATACAAATCTGACCACGACAGATAAAACAGAGCCGGAAGATGACACAGAAATTTTCAGTAAAGCCAATAAATCCGCTGATTTAACAGGAGATAACTATTCAAAGACCAATTCATCACAGCCCATATATCCGGATTACTGTGACAGATGTACCGGCTACAGAGAAGAGAAGAAAAGTCTTCTTGATGAAGTAATAGATCTCTTCTTCAGGTTATTTTCCGGAAGTGAACCTGACAATCCGGAATATGACTGTGATCTCTGCGTGGGTTTTAATGAAAGCCGGATCTATCAGGTAAATTCAACGCATATCCCGGAGAATGATACTGAAACTTATAATGAGAATATTTATGAAAATAAGATAATATCTGTTGAATCAGAGCCACAGGGCGCTCTCATTTACATTAATGGTACATATACCGGAAAAATAACGCCATACAGATATGAATCAGATAACATCTACAGCAAAACCCTCACATTAGAAAAAGAAGGGTTCAGAGCATATAATCTCCTGGTAAGTAGAGAAGATGAAACCATCAGGCCAGTACTTACACCTTCAGACAGTCACATATCTGAAAAATCACTGCATTCGGTGAAAAACGGAAACGAAACTGTTTCAGAGACCGGAAGTTTATATGTGAAAGGTTCTTCAGAAGACCTGATGGTATTCATAGACAACCGTAATACTTTCAAAAAAACCCCTGAAATAATCAGCGGGATAAAAACAGGAGTGCATACCATATACCTGAAATCATACGATGATTTCAGCGGCAGTTCAGACAGTTACGGAAGCAGAAAAATATATGTCTATGAAAACTGTATAACGCCGGTATTTATTCCTGACAGTGAAAAATACTCAGGGAAAGTTTCTTTTGTATCAGATGATTACAATGGTAAACCTGCAAGCGTAAACGGAATTTATCAGAGATACAGCATACCTTTTACATCAGACGAGATCTATTACGACAGAACATATCTCTGCATAGATGATGAAAATAAATATATTTCGTACTACATTCCGGCAGATTCCTATGTAGAAGGAAAATTTGTGATACCAGAATATGAAGGGAATTATTACAATGTTTTTTTTGACTCTGAACCACAGGGTGCAGACATATTTATAGACGGATTTGATACCGGATATCACACACCTTTTCAGATAGAGAATATCTCAGCCGGACATCATAAAGCTGTAATCTCAAAGCCGGGATATATTCCGGAAGAGAAGGAGTTTATGGTTCATGCCGGAGAAGAAGACCCATCTGCCGGAAGTTACCACTTCAGCATTGAGGAATATCCGTCAGGTTCAGTATTTGCAGACACTATCCCTTCCGGAGCAAAGGTTTACCTTAATGATGTAAACACAGGTGCAGTAACACCAGTGACCATTCCATATCTGAATATAGGAACTTACAAAATAAGGTTTATAAATGGTTCAGTACGATCAGGGCTTCTGGATATTACTGTTCTTCCGTTTGAAAAGACAGAAATTATTGAGGATATGCAATGA
- a CDS encoding argininosuccinate synthase — protein sequence MNGKFEQNKLLRIIVGLLAAGMLLSGLVMTASAEPTTEVTVYVIDENGSSVSEKTVDYEWMEENLPVYGDGVTHYFHQGPVFSDDREIRWDLNETANFKDRGAVRGTAVRDLCDMAGGMQSGDDLMISASDGYNVVFDYENVYEATERQGEIVLCWYNGEEAAKGERQGTGYPPDYYNGMRLIFFADNSTNEEGLHVFGNTDMRVSFPEERIHLFDNLYPSTGGYNVKWVDSITVFKGGYEGGYEVPSKSLAAEKSMNTSAEVPAEKSGSGFILLSVLISLGVAAFAAMSGKERK from the coding sequence ATGAATGGGAAATTTGAGCAGAATAAATTATTAAGAATTATTGTTGGACTGTTAGCGGCAGGAATGCTTCTTTCCGGACTGGTAATGACGGCATCAGCTGAACCAACTACTGAGGTTACAGTATATGTCATAGATGAAAACGGCAGTTCAGTCTCAGAAAAGACTGTTGATTATGAATGGATGGAGGAGAACCTGCCGGTTTACGGGGACGGTGTGACGCATTACTTCCATCAGGGCCCTGTATTTTCGGATGACAGGGAGATACGCTGGGATTTAAACGAGACCGCCAATTTTAAGGATCGCGGTGCAGTCAGGGGAACAGCAGTACGGGATCTCTGCGACATGGCCGGAGGTATGCAGTCCGGAGATGATCTTATGATCAGTGCTTCAGACGGATACAATGTTGTCTTTGATTATGAAAATGTTTATGAGGCAACTGAAAGACAGGGAGAGATCGTCCTCTGCTGGTATAATGGTGAAGAGGCTGCCAAAGGAGAGAGGCAGGGCACAGGATATCCTCCTGACTACTATAACGGCATGAGATTAATTTTCTTTGCTGACAATTCCACCAATGAAGAAGGGCTTCATGTATTCGGAAATACCGACATGAGGGTTAGTTTTCCCGAAGAGAGGATACATCTCTTTGACAATCTGTACCCATCGACCGGCGGATACAATGTGAAATGGGTTGACAGTATTACAGTATTTAAGGGCGGATATGAAGGCGGATACGAAGTGCCTTCAAAGTCTCTTGCAGCAGAAAAATCTATGAATACTTCAGCTGAAGTTCCGGCTGAAAAATCAGGGTCAGGATTTATTCTTCTCTCAGTTCTTATCTCACTTGGAGTTGCAGCATTTGCGGCTATGTCCGGTAAGGAGAGGAAGTGA
- a CDS encoding TFIIB-type zinc ribbon-containing protein codes for MSGSDNNSVEKKHSRVLHCPDCNSTNIYIPAGGYTGNYYHCKDCGYEGALVIEYDDEDFAGEKPADNDRQKIPGDSRSLTAGFIVLLILVALFLMIVILGIAGVF; via the coding sequence ATGTCAGGATCTGATAACAATTCTGTGGAGAAGAAACATTCAAGGGTATTACACTGCCCCGACTGTAATTCCACGAATATATATATCCCTGCCGGCGGATATACCGGCAATTATTATCACTGCAAGGACTGCGGTTATGAGGGTGCACTGGTAATAGAGTACGATGACGAGGATTTTGCCGGGGAAAAACCTGCGGATAACGACAGGCAAAAAATTCCGGGTGACAGCAGATCGCTTACTGCCGGATTTATAGTGCTTCTGATTCTTGTGGCTCTTTTTCTTATGATAGTTATACTTGGCATTGCAGGGGTGTTTTAA
- a CDS encoding argininosuccinate synthase — protein sequence MKIKMINYEKYRQNSGRKFSSFHPGIIAVLFLMAVFIIQPGFCATEELTISRFGADGSLIDEKTYTYQWLEENLPVYGDGVTHYYMQGPTFDEADEWNPAEDVNVLSRDMGAVKGTDIKDICDTVGGMTPGGTIKILSDDGFSKKLDYDNIYNPKPRQGPVCVCWYNGEESSPEAKAQGSGYPPEFYSGMRIVFFADDSVNPWGYHVFGNEDMRETVSEENMHYFNGEWPSSGGLSVKYVEKLEMYEPEIPAGDETKEGSTADDNTKTPLSVFCIIAAVFACFAVRRI from the coding sequence ATGAAAATTAAGATGATCAATTATGAGAAGTACCGTCAGAATTCCGGCAGGAAATTCAGCAGTTTTCACCCCGGAATAATAGCGGTACTCTTTCTGATGGCTGTATTTATTATCCAGCCGGGATTTTGTGCAACAGAAGAGCTTACAATCTCCAGATTTGGTGCAGATGGCAGTCTCATTGACGAGAAGACCTATACCTACCAGTGGCTTGAAGAGAATCTGCCGGTTTACGGGGACGGTGTTACTCACTATTACATGCAGGGGCCGACCTTTGATGAAGCTGACGAGTGGAATCCCGCAGAGGATGTAAATGTTCTCAGCCGCGATATGGGCGCTGTAAAAGGCACTGACATCAAAGACATCTGTGATACTGTCGGGGGTATGACTCCGGGCGGGACAATTAAGATTTTATCAGATGACGGTTTCTCAAAAAAGCTGGATTATGATAATATATACAATCCAAAACCACGTCAGGGGCCGGTATGTGTCTGCTGGTACAATGGTGAGGAGTCATCTCCGGAAGCAAAGGCACAGGGTTCAGGTTACCCGCCGGAATTCTACTCAGGCATGAGGATTGTATTCTTTGCAGATGATTCAGTAAATCCCTGGGGTTATCATGTCTTTGGCAATGAAGATATGAGAGAGACCGTCAGTGAGGAGAATATGCACTATTTCAATGGTGAATGGCCCTCTTCAGGTGGTCTTTCAGTAAAATACGTTGAAAAACTTGAGATGTACGAACCGGAAATTCCGGCAGGGGATGAGACAAAAGAAGGGAGCACAGCAGACGACAATACAAAAACTCCCCTCTCAGTATTCTGTATAATTGCAGCGGTCTTTGCATGCTTTGCAGTACGGAGGATTTAA
- a CDS encoding molybdopterin-dependent oxidoreductase, protein MIYIRNILRGFLPVFLVVLLLAFSAGCTGSAESAPGDNGNQKVAAEEPSGNITLVYKDGTEKILNYDDLSSLPQQTGWGYSVSTVGIKYGPYRCTGPLLSDIAGLSGGMKEDDLMWVSADDGYMWVFDYEQVNGDGYITLDENLRERESPELKVILMHTIDGHPLEYNDGAPYRVAIISDSDEVITEGSCWVKWVSEIEIKGGPDEES, encoded by the coding sequence ATGATTTATATCAGAAATATTCTGAGAGGATTTCTGCCCGTTTTTCTGGTTGTTCTTCTTCTGGCGTTTTCTGCCGGATGCACAGGCAGTGCTGAATCAGCACCGGGCGATAATGGCAATCAGAAAGTGGCTGCTGAAGAACCTTCAGGCAATATAACGCTTGTATATAAAGACGGGACAGAAAAAATACTGAATTATGATGACCTGAGCAGTCTGCCACAGCAGACAGGCTGGGGATATTCAGTATCAACAGTGGGGATAAAATACGGCCCTTACAGATGCACAGGCCCACTCCTGTCCGATATTGCCGGACTTTCAGGCGGAATGAAAGAGGATGATCTGATGTGGGTGTCAGCAGATGACGGATATATGTGGGTGTTTGATTATGAACAGGTGAACGGAGACGGGTATATCACACTGGATGAAAACCTCCGGGAGAGAGAATCACCTGAGCTTAAAGTGATACTTATGCACACAATTGACGGCCATCCGCTCGAATACAATGACGGTGCGCCATACAGGGTTGCGATAATATCTGACAGTGATGAGGTAATCACAGAAGGGAGCTGCTGGGTGAAGTGGGTCTCAGAGATCGAGATTAAGGGAGGTCCGGATGAAGAGAGCTGA